AAATTAGCGCGAAGCTCATCTTTTGTGGTTATCGGAATTTTTTCAATATCTTTTAATGAGGTTATATCTACCGGTCTAATACCTGCCTCTTGAAATTTTTTATGATAGAAATCAACATTGTTGTATGAGTATTCAAGTAATTTCCGAAGTTTTATAAGTTGCAATTTTTTTAATTTAGTCAAAGGCACTTCCTGCATTCTTAATTGTCCTTCCAATGTAGACCAAAATTTGCCTTTGGCTTTCAGCAAGTATTTTATTCTATGCATTGGTGTCTTGCTTGCTATTTTCATGTCCTTCTACCTCTCATTTCATTTATGATAATCCTCATTTTTCCAGATTTCAATTTGGGGATTTTCCTACAAAATTCCAATTTAATATGCATTCTATCACCGAGGAATTTTTTAAGAAATTTGTTGATACTTGGACTTATCGTCGGATCAACTGTCTTTGACCTCACCAACATGACCCTAACAACATCTTTATGTTCTTGTACAATCCTAAATTCGTTTATTCCTCTCAGTTTAGCAAAAAATGGTGTTACAGCAGCACCGGATACCCTATTTCCATTCGTACCAATAAGGAAATCAGTTATTCTACCGGTGATATAGCTAATTTTATCCAATTTTCTTCCACATCGACAATCGTTCTGCATTAGACTCGCCATATCTTCATTTTTATACCTAATAAATGGCATTGCATAGTTTTCCAAATCGGTTAGAATAATTGACCCAATCCTTGGAGATGTTTTATGATTTCCATCGTACATGAATTCTAAAATATATTTCTCATTGGCAACATGCATTCCGTCATGTGACTCGCATTCATGCGCAATTAAATCCATTTCCCTACATCCATACTCCTCAAAGACCTTGCATCCGAAAACCCTTTCAATGAGTTTACGTTGATAAGGGTATAATTTTTCTGAGGTTGTAATTACTGACTTAGGCTTGTTAAATGCAAGTTTATTTTTGTCAATGTACTGAGCAAAAAGGTAAACAGCATTCGCATAACCATGCACAATTTTTGGGCGGAATTCCTGGAATTTTTCGGCATATTCGCCAAGCTGAGTTTCACCCATTTCGAACGAATTTAGAATCATGCTGTTGGTAAGTTTAAAGTGTAATCTAGTCCGTATGTTGTCATATTTATTGATGTCGGAAGGTGAGCCCCATATTCGCAATATTTTAGTTCCAATATCATACCCGGCCCATCGCCAAAATCTACGGTTAATCGCAAGGGCATATTCCCGACTCTTTAAATCACGGTAAAAATCCAATACTTTGCCTGTCGAGCCGCCCGTATGATCCAATTGATAACTATTTGGCTTTCTGTTTCTTGCCAACAAATCCTGAAAATTCTCACGGATGAGTTCCTTTGTTAAAATAGGTAATTTCTGTAAATCTTCTTTCTTCTTAATATTTTGCGGCTTAATGCCCAGCTTATCAAAAAGATGAGTGTAATACGGGACATTTTTGTATGCATGTTTTAATAGATTAAACAATTTAACTTCCTGCACTTTTTCTAATTCCTTCTTATCCAGCCATTGAGTTTTTTCTAGATTTCTTAATGTAGTATAAAACTTAACGGTGCTCCGGCTGGATATGAGTTCCCAGATGGGATAGAATAAAAAGCGCGATATTTTCTCGTTCATTCAATTCGCCCCCCTTTAAGATTATAGATAGTTAGTAAATCAGAGGAATAAATTTTATTTTTAATCACAGAAATTGAATTGAAGAATCTCGTCTTTTCTTGAATTGATGGACCATCCATCAAATATTGTATATTGTATAAATCAATCACTTCCCTGACATTTCCTTCTCCAAGAGTGCGACCATTCAAAAATGAGATATGTCTACCAGTGTAGTAATAACTCCCAAAAATTAGGTCCTTGAGATGATAAGCATCGCGAACTTTTTCTCCTCTCATAAAACTATCCCAGATATTCTGAAATGTTCTTTTTTCTATTTCATAATTCTTATCTGCGACAAATATACTTTCTGCAGCAACGGACATTATCTTTTGCGAATAGTATGCTGTATTCCTGTCAAAATCGATAGAAGATGAAGTGTGAATTGAAGTATTAGGTTCACTGTATTGCATCAGATATTCTCCAGCCGCAATGTAATATTGTTCAGGAATTGATTCTTGATTCTCAACGAATCCCCACTGATTTAAAATTTGTTCCCTCTGTATAAAAATATTTGTTATGACCAGGTGAATAGAAAATATAACCATGAAACCAATAAATATTTGCCTGCGACCAAAGTTTTTGGTTAAGTAATTTAAACTGAATGATATTCCTAATCCAA
This genomic stretch from Candidatus Woesearchaeota archaeon harbors:
- a CDS encoding phenylacetate--CoA ligase family protein gives rise to the protein MNEKISRFLFYPIWELISSRSTVKFYTTLRNLEKTQWLDKKELEKVQEVKLFNLLKHAYKNVPYYTHLFDKLGIKPQNIKKKEDLQKLPILTKELIRENFQDLLARNRKPNSYQLDHTGGSTGKVLDFYRDLKSREYALAINRRFWRWAGYDIGTKILRIWGSPSDINKYDNIRTRLHFKLTNSMILNSFEMGETQLGEYAEKFQEFRPKIVHGYANAVYLFAQYIDKNKLAFNKPKSVITTSEKLYPYQRKLIERVFGCKVFEEYGCREMDLIAHECESHDGMHVANEKYILEFMYDGNHKTSPRIGSIILTDLENYAMPFIRYKNEDMASLMQNDCRCGRKLDKISYITGRITDFLIGTNGNRVSGAAVTPFFAKLRGINEFRIVQEHKDVVRVMLVRSKTVDPTISPSINKFLKKFLGDRMHIKLEFCRKIPKLKSGKMRIIINEMRGRRT